The Plasmodium brasilianum strain Bolivian I chromosome 11, whole genome shotgun sequence nucleotide sequence GATCTAgtatcctttttttaatattattattgcctaacttaaaaaaagttaCAACTATATGTGCCCCAATGTAATTAGTAgcaatatgtttatattcatttttaaataataaaagaaaatgtcTTAGAtgcttttcatttattaaattaaatgtatgAGCAATTTTTTCACAAAGATgtgataaaattttatcacAACTAAAATACAACAAGATGTTTCCTCGTAATTCTGTATTTCTTCGAACGAATggtttgcctttttttttttctttttcattttgcattttcccattgcatttattttctttccttGGATCGTTGTAGTTGTTCCAACTCCAAGAGTTACTTCCACTAACTCCATTATGAACATGTTCAGTATTATTACAATTCTCAATTTTACTCTCCTTCCCAATTTGGTATtgcttattattttcattataaccATCGCcattgttatcattattataaccatcattattattatcatcctTGTTACTTAACGAAAACGTATGagcaaattttttgtatctttCTATATCCTCTTTCCTCggtttattattactaactattttaaaaaaattacaaaagtgCTTAAAAGAGTTTATTAAAGGCACAATGCATTCCTTTGGAAAAGATAGAAGATgagataatatattatacccgtatatatcaatttttaaataattataaaaattataattattcaagtttatattatcatcGTTTTCAAAATTATCATGGATAATTTCATTTCCCTTTTTATCATCCATTTTATCGATTTTCTTCCTACCTACGTCAGCCTCTACCTTCTTCTCATTCTTAAAAACGTTACGAATGCAGGGGTGCAGGTCCTCGTACCTGCACATGCACAATATGCATATCCATAGAAATTTGGCACCACTGCTACTACCACTGATCCCGTTATTACCATTCACGTTGCTATCAACACCTCTACCCACGATGCCATCAATGCTTCCACTCACCCCGCTCTCAACAGTGCTGAGTAAGCCACCCACGTTGAACCCCCTTATCAGCGAGTTAAACAACAGCTTGCAGTTCCTCTTGTAGTACTGCGCTAAATCAAACAAACCCTTCAACACGTTAAACTTTCTCCGCTTTATAACCATATCAATAtccacattttttattaataagtCAAACATTTCTTCAGTAATGTAATCACAGTTCAAATAATTGTACATGACCAAATTCGAATAAGCATTATCACATATTaaactatttatatttttaataatgtaaatattaaaaacataaaaaatatgttcatgattaatttttaaaagcttTTCTACCATTATACTAGGTCCAtccaattttattaaaatatctaGCACCTGTTTTAATGGGCATATATCAAAGCCACAACAATTTTCACATGCTTTactcatataatattttttcgtcCTTTCTATTACTAATATTTCACTTAATAAGTTACTACATTCTACATTCTTATCCTTTATCAACTCAAATAAGGTACCTAATGCTGGAACAGAGTAagtgttatataataaaggTGATATCAAATACTGACTCTTACTCTCATCTGAATATTTTTCATCGCTTTTTTCGTCCTTCcctaatttattattattaccctTATATAtgtcataaaatatatattgatataacagatttttaaaattctgTGTTTCTTTTGGATTCATAATTTCGTCCGTAATTCGGTCAATAATCTTGTAGATATAACTATAAAACGTGCTACTAAGAGCAGAGGCACTATCAGTGTTGCTTCCATTGCAGCTACTGCTGCACCCCTTATCAATATACTTCAACTCCCTTTTTGAAATACTTTTTCTTGCTTTAGACTTCCTAAAGGTTATATTCGATATGTTAATACTTAGATAACCACCTaaggaatataaaaaggaCCTTAATACATGAGTACCGGACTTATCAAACATTAAGGTAAACATATTTTCAACTGTCCCATTACAAATTTCGTTAAAATGGGATGAAATGCTTAcgtaatttttattccttttcttaatttcttctatatatatatcttcatatttattaaaaaaaggaaatacaCATATCACTGTTTGCACAAAATGAGATGCATAACTGGAAATGGccaaatatacaaaatttctctttatcacatgaaaaaaattattataaatttttatacacTGAATGCTTATATCActatttttcacatttttttcattatattttaataaaaaaaaacaataataaattaatttttccattatcTTAGAGCATTTCCtattattcattaattcctctacattattttttatttcttcttttatttttattaaaatacttATATCATCCTCTAAGTAGTACGAAT carries:
- a CDS encoding hypothetical protein (conserved Plasmodium protein), with the translated sequence MNGFKARTNSKSFRYFNRNKEENSGNKTFSHNNKNGNHNSKKQYKEKNRTSSVEEISEYLINISYILNEKYEKYFVYELKEENLKKGNKAFGSINLEYSYYLEDDISILIKIKEEIKNNVEELMNNRKCSKIMEKLIYYCFFLLKYNEKNVKNSDISIQCIKIYNNFFHVIKRNFVYLAISSYASHFVQTVICVFPFFNKYEDIYIEEIKKRNKNYVSISSHFNEICNGTVENMFTLMFDKSGTHVLRSFLYSLGGYLSINISNITFRKSKARKSISKRELKYIDKGCSSSCNGSNTDSASALSSTFYSYIYKIIDRITDEIMNPKETQNFKNLLYQYIFYDIYKGNNNKLGKDEKSDEKYSDESKSQYLISPLLYNTYSVPALGTLFELIKDKNVECSNLLSEILVIERTKKYYMSKACENCCGFDICPLKQVLDILIKLDGPSIMVEKLLKINHEHIFYVFNIYIIKNINSLICDNAYSNLVMYNYLNCDYITEEMFDLLIKNVDIDMVIKRRKFNVLKGLFDLAQYYKRNCKLLFNSLIRGFNVGGLLSTVESGVSGSIDGIVGRGVDSNVNGNNGISGSSSGAKFLWICILCMCRYEDLHPCIRNVFKNEKKVEADVGRKKIDKMDDKKGNEIIHDNFENDDNINLNNYNFYNYLKIDIYGYNILSHLLSFPKECIVPLINSFKHFCNFFKIVSNNKPRKEDIERYKKFAHTFSLSNKDDNNNDGYNNDNNGDGYNENNKQYQIGKESKIENCNNTEHVHNGVSGSNSWSWNNYNDPRKENKCNGKMQNEKEKKKGKPFVRRNTELRGNILLYFSCDKILSHLCEKIAHTFNLINEKHLRHFLLLFKNEYKHIATNYIGAHIVVTFFKLGNNNIKKRILDQLVENDINVYNSYIRNFMKLKEYKKNKIINNTCNNKYTKAKKLFEDILIPKEKESIGDYQNKESYVREDMKKDQMGDEDSQSDAPASKDVTKNESFDLEKEYEDDGGKIYDQTEVYTLLKHKKEKKKRKRGKILSDRSRSKENDLPTLLRREHEGDGVEKGVAEMEGKRDHLDGAEEKDKNFMNVISDFIKNSKNKTRKRKKEREGIEQVLKKCAVCA